In a genomic window of Chryseobacterium sp. G0162:
- the ribB gene encoding 3,4-dihydroxy-2-butanone-4-phosphate synthase, producing MSEIKLNTIPEAIEDLRNGKIIIVVDDEDRENEGDFLCAAELTTPEIINFMALHGRGLICMPLPEKRCDELGLEVMVSRSSDPKETAFTVSVDLLGNGTSTGISAGDRAKTILALMDEKSKPTDFMRPGHIFPLRARKGGVLKRAGHTEAAIDLTHLAGLKEGGVICEIMNEDGTMSRLPELQAFAQKHDMKIVSIEDLIHYQLKKGNLVERLEEKKVKTHYGDFDFYAFRETSNDQIHFALTKGAWTVDEPVLVRVQSSDSYFDVLTRLNNGEKPLLEKVTNMVNEAGKGAIIFINNVSNSENTLRKLQQFLNYQDGQEQHPTLAYNYRDYGIGTQILKNLGINKFKVITQNPAIKPQVGGYDVEVTELVQL from the coding sequence ATGTCTGAGATTAAATTAAATACTATTCCAGAGGCCATTGAAGACCTTAGAAATGGGAAAATAATCATAGTAGTAGATGATGAGGATAGAGAGAATGAAGGAGATTTTCTTTGCGCAGCAGAATTAACAACACCAGAAATTATCAACTTCATGGCGCTTCACGGAAGAGGGCTTATCTGTATGCCACTCCCTGAAAAAAGATGTGATGAACTAGGACTTGAAGTAATGGTAAGCAGAAGTAGCGATCCTAAAGAAACTGCTTTTACCGTATCTGTTGACCTTTTAGGAAACGGAACCTCTACAGGGATTTCTGCAGGAGACAGAGCGAAAACGATTTTAGCTTTGATGGATGAAAAATCCAAACCTACAGACTTCATGAGACCAGGACATATTTTCCCGCTTCGTGCCAGAAAAGGAGGAGTATTGAAAAGAGCAGGACATACTGAAGCTGCCATTGATCTTACTCATTTAGCAGGTTTGAAGGAAGGTGGAGTAATCTGTGAAATCATGAACGAGGACGGAACAATGTCCCGTTTACCTGAACTTCAAGCATTTGCTCAAAAGCACGATATGAAAATCGTTTCTATTGAAGATTTAATTCACTATCAGCTTAAAAAAGGGAATCTTGTAGAAAGACTGGAAGAGAAAAAAGTAAAAACACATTACGGTGACTTTGACTTCTATGCATTTAGAGAGACTTCTAACGATCAGATCCATTTTGCATTGACAAAAGGAGCGTGGACAGTAGATGAGCCGGTTTTGGTAAGAGTACAGTCTTCAGATTCATATTTTGATGTATTAACAAGATTGAATAATGGTGAAAAACCTTTATTGGAAAAAGTAACCAATATGGTGAACGAAGCTGGAAAAGGAGCCATTATCTTCATCAATAACGTTTCAAATTCAGAAAATACATTAAGAAAACTTCAGCAATTCCTGAACTATCAGGATGGGCAGGAGCAGCATCCTACTTTAGCGTACAACTATAGAGATTATGGTATCGGAACGCAAATCTTAAAGAATTTAGGAATCAATAAGTTTAAAGTAATCACTCAAAACCCTGCTATCAAGCCTCAGGTTGGAGGATATGATGTAGAGGTTACTGAATTGGTACAGCTATAA
- a CDS encoding Crp/Fnr family transcriptional regulator: MTESLQKHIREYVEISDEKLEKYCNAFTHRKIKKKEFLLMEGNICDFEGFVVSGCFKVFHTNRNAAEQILYFAIENWWISDIDSFINRIPSKLTIQALENSEILLISRKDKEKLYQEMPEVERLMRLKFQSSIIALQRRIIDNLSKSSEERYIEFLKKYPQTAHRLTNIQIAAYLGVTPESLSRVRKNIVKKDE, encoded by the coding sequence ATGACCGAGTCTTTACAAAAACATATCCGGGAGTATGTGGAAATTTCAGATGAAAAGCTGGAAAAATATTGCAATGCCTTTACCCATCGAAAAATAAAAAAGAAAGAGTTTTTATTAATGGAAGGAAATATCTGTGATTTTGAAGGATTTGTAGTGAGTGGTTGTTTTAAGGTTTTTCATACCAATCGAAATGCAGCAGAGCAGATATTATATTTTGCTATTGAAAATTGGTGGATCTCTGATATAGACAGCTTTATCAACAGGATTCCATCCAAGCTTACCATTCAGGCGCTCGAGAACAGTGAAATTCTTTTGATTTCAAGAAAAGATAAAGAAAAGCTTTACCAGGAGATGCCGGAAGTGGAAAGATTAATGAGACTTAAGTTTCAGAGTTCAATTATTGCATTACAACGTAGAATTATTGATAATTTAAGCAAGTCTTCTGAAGAGCGCTATATTGAATTTTTAAAAAAATATCCCCAAACAGCCCATCGTCTTACCAATATTCAGATTGCAGCTTATCTGGGAGTAACTCCTGAATCTCTCAGCAGAGTTCGTAAAAATATTGTAAAGAAAGATGAATAA
- the fmt gene encoding methionyl-tRNA formyltransferase, which yields MKSLKVVFLGTPEFAKTSLEAIHQSQHQVVGVVTVADKASGRGQKINQSPVKVYASENNIPVFQPEKLRNPEFLEELRKLDADVFVVVAFRMMPKVLFEMPRMGTFNLHASLLPDYRGAAPINYAVINGEEKTGATTFFINEKIDEGNILLQEELEILPDENAGGLHDRLMEMGSKLVVRTLDGLADNAIEEKPQPQVEHPKNAYKIFKEDTRINWLAPSKTVHQFILGMSPYPAAFTTLKIGEEEKGLKIFGGKFEISHHGKPAGTLDISKSEFKIYTQDGVYFPQELQLEGKKRMTVKDFLNGFRNFDEITL from the coding sequence ATGAAATCATTGAAAGTCGTTTTTTTAGGTACTCCTGAGTTTGCAAAAACTTCTTTGGAGGCTATTCATCAATCTCAGCATCAGGTTGTAGGTGTGGTAACTGTAGCGGATAAAGCAAGCGGACGTGGCCAGAAAATAAACCAATCACCAGTAAAAGTTTATGCTTCAGAAAATAATATTCCTGTTTTTCAGCCGGAAAAATTAAGAAATCCTGAATTTTTAGAAGAACTCAGAAAACTGGATGCTGATGTTTTTGTAGTGGTAGCTTTTAGAATGATGCCTAAGGTTCTTTTTGAAATGCCTAGAATGGGAACATTTAACCTTCATGCCTCTTTACTTCCTGATTACAGAGGGGCTGCTCCTATCAACTATGCAGTTATTAACGGCGAGGAAAAAACTGGAGCAACTACGTTCTTCATTAATGAAAAAATTGATGAAGGAAATATTCTTCTTCAGGAAGAGCTTGAAATTCTACCGGATGAAAATGCAGGAGGTCTTCATGACAGATTGATGGAAATGGGTTCAAAATTAGTCGTAAGAACATTAGATGGATTGGCTGACAATGCTATTGAAGAAAAACCCCAACCACAGGTTGAACACCCAAAAAATGCCTATAAAATATTTAAAGAGGATACTAGAATCAATTGGTTAGCACCTTCTAAAACTGTACATCAGTTTATTCTGGGAATGTCGCCTTATCCTGCTGCTTTCACAACTTTGAAAATTGGTGAAGAGGAAAAAGGATTAAAAATATTTGGTGGAAAATTTGAAATCTCCCATCATGGAAAACCTGCCGGAACATTGGATATTTCAAAAAGTGAGTTCAAAATATATACTCAGGATGGTGTATATTTTCCCCAGGAACTTCAGTTAGAAGGCAAGAAAAGAATGACAGTAAAGGATTTCCTGAATGGTTTCAGAAACTTTGATGAAATAACACTGTAG
- a CDS encoding ATP-dependent DNA helicase RecQ gives MISPQDFQKLKYDTLKYFWGYTGFRDSQEEIINAVINEKDSLVLLPTGAGKSLCYQLPALLKEGTCLVISPLLALMKDQVNQLKFRGIEAEYLSSELDEYDAEAIYNRCKEGLTKLLYVSPERLTNIQFLQNIEEIELSFIAVDEAHCISEWGQDFRPSYQNIKGFRMNNPETPCLALTATATPKVLEEIKNKLELRNPAVFQKSFKRDNIKIFTEEVSDKFQRVLDILKYNTDSGIVYVRTRKEAELLSEFLKKNQLKNVDYFHAGLTTKEKNTRQNTWNNSDNQVLISTNAFGMGIDKDNVRFVLHYSPAASIENYYQEIGRAGRDGKESFAFMLWNKQELLNFDQILKNQIPNKAEFLKIISYLYSIFQVAEFELPEKTFQLNTTGIQNFTRLSKAKINNVLNFLHNQEIIYYNDNKSLSSLELFIKSDEIDQLSQKDAYFIELLLRTVSGITTHKVMFSEQQVSHKIGVSIPLIKERLKELQQRNYLEYLDGALSSIKFLKPRDERAVNNAYWKLFEHIQRNKIQKWEEMKFYVEDKDYCKMKLILAYFGEKNSKNCGQCSVCEKNKQSIFGKNISQQIINLLAKKSATIEELSVQLSYHSKESILENLIFLLDSGKVKMLNFRTYALNHG, from the coding sequence ATGATTTCTCCGCAGGACTTTCAAAAGCTAAAATATGATACTCTTAAGTATTTCTGGGGCTATACCGGCTTCAGAGATTCTCAGGAAGAAATTATCAATGCTGTTATCAATGAAAAAGACAGTCTGGTACTTCTTCCTACAGGTGCCGGTAAGTCATTATGTTACCAGCTGCCTGCTTTATTAAAAGAAGGAACCTGTCTGGTGATCTCCCCTTTGCTGGCTTTAATGAAAGACCAGGTGAATCAGCTGAAATTTCGTGGTATAGAAGCAGAATACTTGTCATCTGAATTGGATGAATATGATGCTGAAGCTATTTACAATCGTTGCAAAGAAGGTCTTACCAAGCTGCTTTATGTATCTCCTGAAAGACTAACCAATATTCAGTTTCTTCAGAATATCGAAGAAATTGAACTCTCATTCATTGCTGTTGATGAGGCACACTGTATTTCTGAATGGGGACAGGATTTCCGTCCAAGCTATCAGAATATCAAAGGTTTCAGAATGAATAATCCGGAAACTCCATGCCTGGCACTTACTGCAACTGCAACTCCAAAGGTTCTGGAAGAGATCAAAAATAAGCTTGAACTGAGAAACCCGGCTGTCTTCCAGAAAAGCTTTAAAAGAGATAATATCAAAATATTTACAGAAGAGGTTTCCGATAAATTCCAACGGGTTCTGGATATTTTAAAATACAATACAGATTCAGGAATTGTTTATGTAAGAACCAGAAAAGAAGCTGAACTGCTTTCAGAGTTTTTAAAGAAAAATCAGCTAAAAAATGTAGATTATTTTCATGCAGGTTTAACTACAAAGGAAAAGAATACAAGACAAAACACCTGGAATAATAGTGATAATCAGGTCTTAATTTCTACCAATGCCTTTGGAATGGGAATTGACAAGGATAATGTTCGTTTTGTGCTACACTACTCACCTGCTGCTTCAATTGAAAATTATTACCAGGAAATAGGAAGAGCCGGAAGGGATGGTAAGGAGAGTTTTGCATTTATGCTTTGGAACAAACAGGAACTTCTGAATTTTGATCAAATCCTGAAAAATCAGATTCCCAACAAGGCAGAATTTTTAAAGATCATCAGCTATCTCTACTCTATTTTTCAGGTAGCAGAATTTGAGTTACCCGAGAAAACATTCCAACTGAATACAACCGGAATACAAAATTTCACGAGGTTATCAAAAGCCAAAATCAATAATGTCCTCAATTTCCTTCATAACCAGGAAATCATTTACTACAATGACAATAAAAGCCTGTCATCTTTGGAGCTTTTTATTAAATCTGATGAAATAGATCAGCTGTCACAAAAAGATGCTTATTTCATAGAGCTTTTGCTCCGTACTGTGTCCGGAATTACAACCCATAAAGTGATGTTCAGTGAACAGCAGGTAAGCCATAAAATTGGAGTGAGTATTCCTTTAATCAAAGAACGTTTAAAGGAACTTCAGCAGAGAAACTATCTTGAATACCTGGACGGCGCTTTATCGAGTATCAAATTTCTGAAACCTCGTGATGAGAGAGCTGTCAATAATGCTTATTGGAAACTTTTTGAACATATTCAACGAAATAAAATTCAGAAATGGGAAGAAATGAAATTCTATGTTGAAGATAAGGATTATTGTAAAATGAAACTTATTCTGGCTTATTTCGGGGAAAAAAATTCAAAAAACTGCGGCCAATGTTCTGTTTGTGAAAAGAATAAACAGTCTATTTTTGGCAAAAATATTTCCCAGCAGATCATTAATTTACTGGCAAAAAAATCAGCAACCATCGAAGAACTTTCTGTACAACTAAGTTATCATTCCAAAGAAAGCATATTGGAAAACTTAATTTTTCTATTAGACTCCGGAAAGGTAAAAATGTTGAATTTCAGAACATATGCACTTAATCATGGGTAA
- a CDS encoding OmpA family protein — MKLSLAIVALALAIPTASYAQDSTAVSKGEYPNTFSSGSANISPFTNQSKRFNDWSISAGVGVPLLQSADLTSIKNGNGKNLFGYSAYVSIDKAITHAFGINLQYDRGETRQGWFNTKDAAPDAKAVAGRTQYDAISILGDINFSNLLRRVDNHSPYRWALHGYAGVGTIAYRAYQKDATGQRLMTEVKPFKLGSLFMQAGTGLKFKVNRRIDIEGRLMYVVTGDDTFDGGGDPYSEINRRSSQVSDNFFNATLGLSVKLGKHESHLMWHDPLQEIYYKLDVLANKNQDIEVCKKGDADNDGVCDDWDRQLDTPAGARVDGAGVALDTDLDGVIDLYDKCVTVPGPVENNGCPTTTTGPVVETETKLEGIEFDLNSDRILPSNTPILNNAVNYINSSNGSYNVVGATDTRGTDAYNQKLSQRRANNVKNYLIKNGVQSGKLNAVGKGEKDLKYPECEPATKCPEWKNRANRRVYFEAK; from the coding sequence ATGAAATTAAGTTTAGCAATTGTTGCATTAGCTTTGGCGATTCCTACTGCCAGTTATGCACAAGACTCAACGGCAGTTTCAAAAGGAGAGTATCCCAATACGTTCTCGTCTGGGTCTGCCAACATTTCCCCATTCACAAATCAATCAAAAAGATTTAATGACTGGTCTATTTCTGCAGGGGTTGGAGTTCCACTACTTCAGTCAGCAGATTTAACCTCCATTAAGAATGGTAACGGTAAAAACCTTTTCGGATATTCAGCTTATGTAAGTATTGATAAAGCGATCACCCATGCTTTTGGAATCAATTTACAATATGACAGAGGTGAAACAAGACAAGGATGGTTCAATACCAAAGATGCAGCACCTGATGCAAAGGCGGTAGCGGGTAGAACTCAATACGACGCGATCTCAATCTTGGGAGATATTAACTTCTCTAACCTTTTAAGAAGAGTTGATAATCATTCTCCTTACAGATGGGCCCTACACGGATATGCCGGTGTTGGTACCATTGCTTACAGAGCATACCAAAAAGATGCCACTGGACAAAGATTGATGACTGAAGTGAAGCCATTTAAATTAGGTTCTTTATTCATGCAGGCTGGTACAGGTCTGAAGTTTAAAGTGAACAGAAGAATTGATATTGAAGGTAGATTAATGTATGTAGTAACTGGTGATGATACTTTTGATGGTGGAGGTGATCCATACAGTGAGATCAACAGACGTTCTTCACAGGTTTCTGATAACTTCTTTAATGCAACTTTAGGACTTTCTGTAAAATTAGGAAAACATGAGTCTCACTTAATGTGGCATGACCCACTTCAGGAAATCTATTACAAACTTGATGTTTTGGCTAATAAAAACCAGGATATCGAAGTATGTAAGAAAGGGGATGCTGATAACGATGGAGTATGCGACGATTGGGACAGACAGCTTGACACTCCTGCAGGAGCTAGAGTGGATGGTGCTGGTGTTGCTCTTGATACAGACCTTGATGGTGTTATTGACCTTTATGATAAGTGTGTAACGGTTCCAGGACCTGTTGAAAACAACGGTTGTCCTACTACCACTACAGGACCAGTAGTAGAAACAGAAACTAAACTGGAAGGTATTGAGTTTGACTTAAATTCTGATAGAATTTTACCTTCAAACACTCCTATCTTAAATAATGCTGTAAACTACATCAATTCTTCAAACGGTTCTTACAATGTTGTAGGAGCTACTGATACAAGAGGTACTGATGCTTACAACCAAAAACTATCTCAGAGAAGAGCCAACAACGTTAAGAACTATCTAATCAAAAACGGAGTTCAGTCTGGCAAATTAAACGCTGTAGGTAAAGGTGAAAAAGACCTTAAATATCCTGAGTGTGAACCAGCAACGAAATGCCCTGAGTGGAAAAACAGAGCTAACAGAAGAGTATACTTCGAAGCTAAATAA
- a CDS encoding OmpA family protein, which yields MKLSLAIVALALTIPTVSYAQDSSAAADGKYPNTFTSGSANVSPFTNQSKRFNDWSISVGAGVPLLQSADLTSIKNGNGKNLFGYSAYVSIDKAITHAFGINLQYDRGETRQGWFNTKDAAPDAKAVAGRTQYDAISILGDINFSNLLRRVDNHSTYRWALHGYAGIGTIAYRAYQKDATGQRLMTEVKPFELGSIFMQAGTGLKFKVNRRLDIEGRLMYVVTGDDTFDGGGNPYSEINRRSSQVSDNFFNATLGLSVKLGKHESHLMWHDPLQEIYYKLDVLANKKQDIEVCKKGDADNDGVCDDWDRQLDTPAGARVDGAGVALDADLDGVIDLYDKCVTVPGPVENNGCPIEKKDNHKTAVEVEKTLKDIYFNFNKATIRPESNSKLDVAASIIKENGGTYLLTGHTDIKGNAAYNLRLSKERAAAVVGALENRGINESVLKSRGVGSVDAKIPASASDAERMADRKVTVRFIEGSEWDSLKKKDYEDASVKKPVKKAPSKKKKK from the coding sequence ATGAAATTAAGTTTAGCAATCGTTGCATTAGCATTGACGATCCCTACCGTCAGCTATGCACAAGATTCATCAGCAGCTGCAGATGGAAAGTATCCTAATACTTTTACTTCTGGATCTGCGAATGTTTCCCCATTTACCAATCAATCAAAAAGATTTAATGACTGGTCTATTTCTGTAGGAGCAGGAGTTCCACTGCTTCAATCTGCAGATTTAACCTCCATTAAGAATGGTAATGGTAAAAACCTTTTTGGATATTCAGCTTATGTAAGTATTGATAAAGCGATCACCCATGCTTTTGGAATCAATTTACAATATGACAGAGGTGAAACAAGACAAGGATGGTTCAATACCAAAGATGCAGCACCTGATGCAAAGGCAGTAGCAGGTAGAACTCAATATGATGCGATCTCAATTCTTGGAGATATTAACTTCTCTAACCTTTTAAGAAGAGTTGATAACCATTCTACTTACAGATGGGCATTACATGGATATGCCGGTATTGGTACTATTGCTTATAGAGCATACCAAAAAGATGCCACTGGACAAAGATTGATGACTGAAGTGAAACCATTTGAGTTAGGCTCTATATTCATGCAGGCAGGTACAGGTCTGAAGTTTAAAGTAAACAGAAGACTTGATATTGAAGGTAGATTAATGTATGTAGTAACTGGTGATGATACTTTTGATGGCGGAGGTAATCCATACAGTGAGATCAACAGACGTTCTTCACAGGTTTCTGATAACTTCTTTAATGCAACTTTAGGACTTTCTGTAAAATTAGGAAAACATGAGTCTCACTTAATGTGGCACGACCCACTTCAGGAAATCTATTACAAACTTGATGTTTTGGCTAATAAAAAACAGGATATCGAAGTATGTAAGAAAGGGGATGCTGATAATGATGGAGTATGCGACGACTGGGACAGACAGCTTGACACTCCTGCAGGAGCTAGAGTGGATGGTGCCGGTGTTGCTCTTGATGCAGACCTTGATGGAGTTATCGACCTTTACGATAAGTGTGTAACGGTTCCAGGACCTGTTGAAAACAACGGTTGTCCAATAGAGAAAAAAGATAATCATAAGACTGCTGTAGAAGTAGAAAAAACGTTGAAAGACATCTACTTTAACTTTAATAAGGCTACGATCAGACCTGAATCTAACAGTAAACTTGATGTAGCAGCTTCGATTATTAAAGAAAACGGAGGCACCTACTTACTAACAGGACATACTGATATTAAAGGAAATGCAGCTTATAACCTAAGATTATCTAAAGAAAGAGCTGCTGCAGTAGTAGGAGCGCTTGAAAACAGAGGTATCAATGAAAGTGTACTGAAATCAAGAGGAGTAGGATCTGTAGATGCTAAAATTCCAGCTTCAGCCTCTGATGCTGAAAGAATGGCAGATAGAAAAGTTACGGTAAGATTTATAGAAGGTTCAGAATGGGATTCTCTTAAAAAGAAAGACTATGAAGATGCTTCTGTAAAAAAACCAGTAAAAAAAGCACCATCTAAGAAAAAGAAGAAGTAA
- a CDS encoding OmpA family protein — translation MKLGLLLLATTLPIAAFAQNSSTTVNSSTEYPNTFSSGSANVQPFDNKARRFRDWSISVGGGSAFMVHSALKSLRSDKTNWGYNAYISIDKQISHTFGLSLIYTRGETKQTGQLPGAPGIAAGVATGTTQFDQIALMGDINFSNLLRRVDNHSPYRWAFHGYGGIGLQGYRTSLHDNDRNRWSDNPKRTPLFVKQDLDINSVYYQAGLGLKYNVSPLIDVEARTMYIISGEQSFDGSGYNNSSYDPKAPTESGYRYTILNNRRSYNAWTVSLGVSFKLGKHLSHLAWHDPLQEAYYKTNVLENATTDLVVCEKGDQDNDGVCDDWDRQLDTPAGARVDGAGVALDMDLDGVIDLYDKCVTVPGPVENNGCPIK, via the coding sequence ATGAAATTAGGTTTATTATTATTGGCTACAACCTTGCCAATTGCAGCTTTCGCTCAGAATAGCAGTACTACAGTAAACTCTTCTACTGAGTATCCTAATACCTTCTCTTCAGGTTCAGCTAACGTACAGCCTTTTGACAACAAAGCCAGACGCTTCAGAGACTGGTCAATCTCCGTAGGAGGTGGTTCCGCATTTATGGTTCACTCTGCACTTAAATCTCTTCGTTCGGATAAGACGAACTGGGGATACAATGCTTATATAAGTATTGATAAGCAGATCTCACATACTTTCGGTTTAAGCCTTATCTACACCAGAGGAGAAACGAAACAAACAGGACAACTTCCTGGAGCTCCTGGAATAGCTGCGGGCGTAGCTACCGGAACTACACAGTTTGACCAAATCGCTTTGATGGGTGATATCAACTTTTCCAACTTATTAAGAAGAGTAGATAATCACTCCCCTTACAGATGGGCATTCCACGGGTATGGAGGAATTGGACTTCAAGGGTACAGAACTTCTTTACACGATAATGATCGAAACAGATGGAGTGACAATCCTAAAAGAACACCATTATTTGTAAAGCAGGATCTTGATATTAATTCTGTATATTATCAGGCTGGTTTAGGACTAAAGTATAATGTTTCACCACTTATTGATGTTGAAGCAAGAACCATGTATATTATCAGTGGGGAGCAGTCATTTGATGGTAGTGGATACAATAATTCAAGTTATGATCCTAAAGCCCCTACAGAATCAGGATATCGATATACAATCCTTAACAACAGAAGATCTTACAATGCCTGGACGGTATCTTTGGGGGTATCTTTCAAATTAGGAAAACATCTATCTCACTTAGCATGGCATGATCCACTTCAGGAAGCATACTACAAAACCAATGTTTTAGAAAATGCTACTACAGATCTTGTGGTTTGTGAAAAAGGAGACCAGGACAATGATGGAGTATGTGACGATTGGGACAGACAACTTGATACTCCTGCAGGAGCAAGAGTAGATGGTGCCGGTGTTGCTTTAGATATGGATCTTGATGGTGTTATTGACTTATACGATAAGTGCGTAACCGTTCCTGGACCTGTTGAAAACAACGGATGCCCTATCAAATAA
- the folK gene encoding 2-amino-4-hydroxy-6-hydroxymethyldihydropteridine diphosphokinase gives MSQQKVVLLLGSNLGEQKKNIELALQKIRDAGNHISQTSEFLISDPVEFVSSNIFCNIATIIFTHLSPIQLLDCIKEIEVEMGRINDSKVSGGYTDRIIDIDIIKYNELNFRSERLEIPHKKHLFERDFSRILLKDFI, from the coding sequence ATGTCGCAACAAAAGGTAGTTTTGTTACTCGGAAGTAACCTCGGAGAGCAAAAAAAAAATATAGAGCTTGCTTTACAGAAAATAAGAGATGCCGGAAACCACATTTCACAAACAAGCGAATTTTTAATCTCTGATCCTGTAGAATTTGTCAGTTCCAATATTTTTTGTAATATTGCAACAATAATATTCACGCATCTTTCACCAATTCAGCTGCTTGATTGTATTAAAGAGATAGAAGTTGAAATGGGAAGAATTAATGATTCAAAAGTATCCGGAGGTTACACAGACAGGATAATAGATATTGATATCATTAAGTATAATGAATTAAATTTTAGATCAGAAAGATTAGAAATCCCTCATAAAAAACATCTTTTTGAAAGGGATTTTTCCAGAATATTATTAAAAGATTTTATTTAA
- the sppA gene encoding signal peptide peptidase SppA, which translates to MRSFFKNVLANIVAIIILCAVFFVFFIMMLVFSSMGSDKSVVVKKNSVLTINVKTNIIDSPTEEQMDLFGLGSQNKNVLLYDVLEAINKAKTDDNIKGISIEMDDLNAGLTQIDDVRNAIEDFKKSGKFVYAYGNGVSQSAYYLGSVADQYYLHPAGGIELKGLSTEVTFFKDFADKYGIGIEVIRHGKFKSAVEPFLRNDISPENKEQLSTLLNDLWKNTSYKMATSRKIDTAQFRTIVDSLYGMIPEQGVKYKLADKLIQKSEYEDMLKTKLNVKDKEKLNKVSLTNYISSLTDEDKSGEKVAILYASGSINNGDQYNDIHSEKYVKYIKKLQEDDKVKAVVFRINSPGGSANASDEILFELQQLKKKKPLVVSFGDYAASGGYYVAMAADKIYSEPNTLTGSIGVFGVLPYYKDIANKNGIRADVVATNANSMYYSGLNGVTPYGVNMMTRSVEGTYKRFVHFVTQNRKKTFEQIDNVGGGRVWSGVRAKEIGLVDELGTLNDAVKFAAQKAGVKSYYVESYPKKMSPFEQIFKDLNEEDVSARIIKNKIGKANYEILQQITDKKLQSEVKMEMPYQIRINN; encoded by the coding sequence ATGAGAAGTTTCTTTAAAAATGTTTTGGCAAATATAGTAGCAATAATCATACTTTGCGCTGTGTTTTTCGTCTTTTTTATTATGATGCTTGTGTTTAGTTCTATGGGAAGCGACAAGTCTGTGGTAGTTAAAAAGAATTCGGTTCTAACTATTAATGTAAAGACTAATATAATAGACAGCCCTACAGAAGAACAAATGGATCTGTTTGGTTTAGGCAGCCAAAATAAGAATGTACTCCTGTATGATGTACTTGAGGCCATTAATAAAGCTAAAACTGATGATAATATTAAAGGGATCAGTATTGAGATGGATGACCTGAATGCAGGACTCACTCAAATTGACGATGTTAGAAATGCTATTGAAGATTTCAAGAAAAGCGGAAAGTTTGTATACGCTTACGGAAACGGAGTTTCTCAATCTGCTTATTATCTGGGATCAGTGGCAGATCAGTATTATCTCCATCCAGCAGGAGGTATAGAATTGAAAGGACTTTCTACTGAGGTTACATTCTTTAAGGATTTTGCAGACAAATATGGTATTGGAATAGAGGTGATCCGTCATGGTAAATTTAAGTCTGCGGTAGAGCCTTTCTTAAGAAATGATATTTCTCCGGAAAATAAAGAACAGCTAAGTACCCTGTTGAATGACCTTTGGAAAAATACATCTTATAAAATGGCAACTTCAAGAAAAATTGATACTGCTCAATTCAGAACGATTGTTGACAGCTTATATGGAATGATCCCTGAGCAGGGGGTAAAATATAAATTGGCAGATAAGCTTATCCAAAAATCAGAATATGAGGATATGCTTAAAACGAAGTTGAATGTAAAAGATAAAGAAAAACTGAATAAGGTCTCTTTAACCAACTATATCAGTTCTTTAACTGATGAAGATAAGTCAGGAGAAAAAGTGGCTATATTATATGCTTCTGGATCTATCAATAATGGTGATCAGTATAATGATATTCATTCTGAGAAGTATGTTAAGTATATTAAAAAGCTTCAGGAAGATGATAAAGTAAAAGCGGTTGTATTCAGAATTAACTCTCCTGGAGGAAGTGCGAATGCTTCAGATGAAATTTTATTTGAATTGCAGCAACTGAAAAAGAAAAAGCCATTGGTAGTTTCTTTCGGTGATTATGCAGCTTCAGGTGGTTATTATGTAGCGATGGCTGCAGATAAGATCTATTCTGAGCCTAATACACTTACGGGTTCTATTGGAGTATTCGGAGTATTACCTTATTATAAGGATATAGCCAATAAGAATGGTATCCGTGCGGATGTTGTGGCCACCAATGCTAACTCAATGTATTATTCAGGATTAAACGGAGTAACTCCTTATGGAGTAAACATGATGACGAGAAGTGTGGAAGGTACTTATAAAAGATTTGTACATTTCGTTACTCAAAACAGAAAGAAAACATTTGAGCAAATTGATAATGTAGGTGGTGGTAGAGTATGGAGTGGTGTTCGTGCAAAGGAAATCGGTTTGGTAGATGAATTGGGGACGCTTAACGATGCGGTGAAGTTTGCAGCACAGAAAGCAGGAGTGAAATCTTACTATGTAGAATCTTATCCTAAGAAAATGAGTCCATTCGAGCAGATCTTTAAAGATCTTAATGAAGAAGATGTTTCTGCAAGAATCATCAAAAATAAAATTGGAAAGGCGAACTATGAAATTTTACAACAGATTACAGACAAGAAATTACAGTCTGAGGTAAAAATGGAAATGCCTTACCAAATCAGAATCAACAACTAA